One window from the genome of Moorena sp. SIOASIH encodes:
- a CDS encoding formylglycine-generating enzyme family protein produces the protein MTTSSSDQLTGELAKQQIERFVARFEPNYRYLACHCALPLVLTPELVNYIRVQFLLNEEVPWIAEADLLLSELCRPVGYELYAMTPAVRSHLLAQFETPEFQHKFGTNRLKSVAQLLMDYVTYLMGTHPASRQREFQAQQWAAMVYLDQHRTQAEQEIAKALQGLVNRGKNGQAELARLQRLIQEFRPQLSQYDSLMKFAQSLGIWLNGQIPPDASQSYGVHGVNLSLNQVTQLEGFPPLQTFECEVVTIGLGAGTEIELKPFNFEVATIEWKQTGWLRRKPELIINRHQHGAYGFTEDLGNGVELEMVAIREGSFIMGSLETEEGHSDSESPQHQVTIKFFLMGKYPVTQAQWQAVAALTQVNRELKPNPSYFKGDDRPVERVSWDDAVEFCERLSQYTKRPYRLPSEAEWEYACRAGTTTPFHFGETITTEFANYNGKYTYGSGPKGKYVKETTPVGSFGVGNDFGLYDMHGNVWEWCADHWHSNYQGAPRDGSAWEDHNDNDNFRLLRGGCWDLSPGDCRSGSRLNYDPTLRPYFLYIGFRVVCGWA, from the coding sequence ATGACAACTTCCTCATCTGACCAATTAACGGGAGAATTAGCTAAGCAACAAATTGAACGCTTTGTGGCCAGGTTTGAACCCAACTATCGCTATCTAGCTTGTCATTGCGCCTTGCCCTTGGTCTTGACTCCCGAATTGGTGAATTATATCCGAGTGCAATTTTTACTGAACGAGGAAGTGCCTTGGATAGCAGAAGCGGATTTACTGTTGTCGGAGTTGTGCCGTCCAGTTGGTTATGAATTATATGCCATGACTCCGGCGGTACGGTCTCATTTATTGGCACAATTTGAAACACCAGAATTTCAGCACAAATTTGGCACAAATCGCCTCAAATCCGTCGCCCAATTACTGATGGATTACGTGACTTATTTAATGGGAACCCATCCCGCCAGCCGACAGCGAGAATTCCAGGCACAACAATGGGCAGCAATGGTGTATTTAGATCAACATCGCACTCAAGCAGAACAAGAGATTGCTAAAGCCCTACAAGGATTGGTTAACCGAGGAAAAAATGGACAGGCAGAATTAGCCCGATTACAGCGTCTAATTCAAGAATTTAGACCCCAGTTGAGTCAATATGACTCCTTAATGAAATTTGCTCAATCCCTCGGAATCTGGCTCAACGGTCAAATTCCTCCTGATGCTAGTCAATCCTATGGTGTTCATGGGGTAAACCTTAGCCTTAATCAAGTCACTCAGCTTGAAGGTTTCCCACCCCTGCAAACCTTTGAATGTGAGGTGGTAACCATTGGGCTGGGAGCAGGGACAGAGATTGAGCTAAAACCTTTTAACTTTGAAGTGGCAACTATTGAGTGGAAACAAACAGGCTGGTTGAGAAGAAAACCAGAACTAATCATCAACCGTCATCAGCATGGAGCTTATGGTTTTACCGAAGACTTAGGGAATGGAGTTGAGCTAGAGATGGTTGCCATTCGTGAAGGGAGCTTTATCATGGGTTCCCTAGAAACAGAAGAGGGGCATAGTGACAGTGAAAGTCCCCAGCATCAAGTCACCATTAAATTCTTCTTGATGGGTAAATACCCAGTGACCCAAGCCCAATGGCAAGCCGTGGCCGCCCTAACCCAAGTCAACAGAGAACTTAAACCCAATCCATCCTATTTTAAAGGGGATGACCGACCTGTAGAGAGAGTCTCCTGGGATGATGCGGTGGAGTTTTGTGAGCGGCTGTCCCAGTATACGAAACGCCCTTATCGCTTGCCCAGTGAAGCCGAGTGGGAGTATGCTTGTCGAGCAGGTACAACAACTCCGTTTCATTTTGGAGAGACGATTACTACAGAGTTTGCTAACTATAATGGCAAGTATACTTATGGCTCTGGTCCTAAAGGCAAATATGTTAAGGAAACAACCCCAGTGGGGAGTTTTGGGGTAGGGAATGACTTTGGACTCTACGATATGCATGGCAATGTGTGGGAGTGGTGTGCAGACCATTGGCACTCAAACTATCAAGGTGCGCCGAGAGATGGCAGTGCCTGGGAAGATCATAATGACAATGATAATTTCCGGCTGTTGCGGGGCGGTTGTTGGGACCTCAGCCCTGGAGACTGCCGTTCTGGGTCTCGCCTCAACTATGATCCGACCCTCAGGCCCTACTTCCTCTATATTGGTTTTCGTGTGGTGTGTGGGTGGGCTTAG
- a CDS encoding MoxR family ATPase, with translation MNPPKYIFHGDSKNRPKQCHPDSPTELEPYIADSELIEAVNLAIFLQRPLLIEGESGCGKTRLAVAVAYELGLPFYRWDIRSTTKVQEGLYEYDAILRLHDVQTKDLTPSINPKTGQPRNPQEPKDYRELGSLGKAFKSHNYPAVLLIDEIDKADVDFPNDLLSILDKPWKFFIRETGETIEANQEQLPIIIITSNKEKGSLPSPFLRRCLYHYVRFPSQPEELEKIVKVHYQQKQKPETMAMPKSDLVTTAVAKFLKIREDKSLFKLPGTSEFLDWLAALHHFKSEPYPVTELQQDKTIPYRDLVFKLRQDWQNPNYAGS, from the coding sequence ATGAATCCTCCTAAATACATCTTCCATGGCGACTCCAAAAATCGACCTAAACAATGTCATCCAGATTCTCCCACAGAATTAGAACCCTATATTGCAGACAGCGAATTAATTGAAGCCGTTAATTTGGCAATTTTTCTCCAAAGACCTCTGTTAATTGAAGGAGAATCGGGATGTGGTAAAACCCGATTAGCAGTGGCAGTAGCTTATGAATTAGGGTTGCCCTTTTATCGCTGGGATATTCGCTCAACCACGAAAGTCCAAGAAGGATTATATGAATATGATGCCATTTTGCGCTTGCATGATGTCCAAACTAAAGACTTAACCCCGTCTATTAATCCGAAAACTGGACAACCGAGGAATCCTCAAGAACCAAAAGATTACCGTGAACTAGGTTCCCTGGGAAAAGCATTTAAATCCCACAACTATCCCGCAGTGTTGCTTATTGATGAAATTGACAAGGCTGATGTAGATTTCCCCAATGATTTACTGTCGATATTGGATAAACCTTGGAAATTTTTTATTCGGGAAACAGGAGAAACGATAGAGGCGAATCAAGAGCAATTACCAATTATCATTATTACCAGTAACAAAGAAAAAGGCAGTCTCCCCTCTCCCTTCTTACGCCGCTGTTTATATCACTATGTGCGTTTCCCTAGTCAACCAGAAGAGTTAGAGAAAATTGTCAAGGTTCACTATCAACAGAAACAGAAACCAGAGACCATGGCAATGCCCAAATCTGATTTAGTGACGACTGCAGTCGCTAAATTTTTAAAGATACGAGAGGATAAAAGTCTATTTAAACTTCCGGGGACCAGTGAGTTTCTCGATTGGCTGGCTGCCTTACATCACTTTAAATCGGAACCTTATCCTGTTACTGAACTCCAGCAAGACAAGACAATTCCCTATCGAGATTTAGTATTTAAATTGCGGCAAGATTGGCAAAATCCCAATTATGCAGGTTCATGA
- a CDS encoding DUF4112 domain-containing protein, with translation MRNDRKTSTLKRVRRVSYLLDNAIPIPGTGYRIGLDPIIGLLPGGGDVLGTIISSYIVVEAARLGVSRSTLVEMVLNILLETVSGSIPVLGDLVDAAWKANVKNVELLEKELNVSSPPQKSDWLFLVLLLAGLAVVLLVAVGISFAIVAWVFTTITS, from the coding sequence ATGAGGAATGATCGCAAAACATCTACCTTAAAGCGTGTACGTCGGGTAAGCTACCTACTGGACAATGCTATTCCTATCCCTGGAACAGGTTATCGGATTGGTTTAGATCCCATCATCGGTCTGTTACCAGGGGGTGGTGATGTTCTGGGAACTATCATTTCATCATACATTGTGGTAGAAGCAGCACGACTGGGAGTGTCTCGATCTACCTTGGTGGAGATGGTGCTAAATATCCTTCTTGAGACAGTTAGTGGTTCTATACCGGTCTTAGGGGATCTGGTGGATGCGGCCTGGAAGGCAAATGTCAAAAATGTTGAGTTGTTAGAGAAAGAACTAAATGTATCATCACCACCACAAAAATCCGATTGGTTATTTCTAGTCTTACTGTTGGCAGGGTTGGCTGTAGTGTTGCTAGTTGCGGTTGGAATTAGTTTTGCGATCGTAGCCTGGGTGTTCACAACAATTACTAGCTGA
- a CDS encoding CU044_2847 family protein, with translation MEEKQLAQFSLADGTTFLVEVEEPESRGIERVSLRSGKQVLKARQTFEEALDQIQPVASAVITKLRDLNQPADEVEVKFGLKLTADAGAVFASVGGEVSYEITLKWSHKNQGK, from the coding sequence ATGGAAGAAAAACAATTAGCTCAATTTTCCCTAGCGGATGGAACTACATTTTTGGTAGAAGTGGAAGAACCAGAAAGCCGTGGTATTGAGCGAGTCAGCCTGCGATCGGGAAAACAAGTCCTCAAGGCACGGCAGACCTTTGAAGAAGCTCTAGATCAAATCCAACCGGTTGCTTCTGCGGTTATCACCAAATTGCGGGACCTCAACCAACCCGCCGATGAAGTGGAAGTAAAATTTGGTTTGAAATTGACGGCAGATGCGGGAGCTGTGTTTGCTTCTGTTGGTGGCGAAGTGAGCTATGAAATTACTTTAAAATGGAGTCATAAGAATCAGGGCAAGTAG
- a CDS encoding trypsin-like peptidase domain-containing protein has translation MEFNAHKTSIIRLFYQDQVVGIGFLVSEHYALTCAHVVAEALFISSTTQSRPEGEIKVDFPLLNSKDKFSGRVVCWHPVSDLEDSEEAIEDIAVLKLDYLPAFAHPTRVILSENLANNPFKVFGCPRKVSFGVWATGVLSEQNAKQWFQLEDTRVTGYAIEPGFSGSPVWDEKLQGVVGMVVAADRKRETAKVAFMIPTQILVKAWEYLESIVIRTKEIEKQVKPALLPAKIKFLEQRKRDLEENVEAVRKQMGFTSDLSKYRNLEQKITFYFEKIEEIDRQLGGF, from the coding sequence ATGGAGTTTAATGCCCATAAGACTTCAATTATTCGGCTCTTTTATCAAGACCAAGTAGTTGGTATTGGCTTTCTGGTATCGGAACACTATGCTTTAACCTGTGCTCATGTCGTAGCAGAGGCATTGTTTATTTCTAGCACGACACAGAGCCGCCCTGAGGGAGAAATAAAGGTTGATTTTCCTTTACTTAATTCCAAAGATAAATTTTCGGGGAGGGTTGTTTGCTGGCATCCTGTATCTGATTTAGAAGATTCCGAGGAAGCGATAGAAGATATTGCGGTTTTGAAACTTGATTACCTTCCTGCTTTTGCTCACCCGACTCGCGTGATATTATCAGAAAATCTTGCCAATAATCCATTTAAAGTATTTGGCTGTCCTAGGAAAGTTTCTTTTGGGGTTTGGGCAACTGGGGTATTGTCAGAGCAAAATGCTAAACAATGGTTTCAACTGGAAGATACTAGGGTAACTGGATACGCGATTGAACCAGGATTTAGTGGTTCTCCGGTTTGGGATGAAAAATTACAGGGAGTGGTGGGGATGGTAGTTGCCGCAGATCGCAAGCGAGAAACGGCAAAAGTCGCGTTTATGATTCCGACACAAATTTTAGTCAAAGCTTGGGAATATTTGGAGTCAATTGTTATCCGAACTAAGGAAATAGAAAAGCAAGTTAAGCCAGCTTTGTTACCGGCAAAGATAAAGTTCCTCGAACAACGAAAGAGAGACTTGGAAGAAAACGTCGAAGCGGTCAGAAAGCAAATGGGGTTTACGTCAGATTTATCTAAATATCGAAATTTGGAACAAAAAATTACTTTCTATTTTGAAAAAATTGAAGAAATTGACAGACAGCTTGGGGGTTTTTAG
- a CDS encoding VWA containing CoxE family protein, with protein MSNVNPHPLLTRLFYRLRRDGFALGINEYLAALQAMEGGWGVQDANALKKLLRSLWCHSLAQQDHLEVIFRSISAEESQEDAKPREFQSESPESSSSPKNTPPVSPGEQVPSMVDSPTPVPELSLLPVKSSINVLEQTEDRDFQGYYPISRRYLVYSWRYLRRMVADGREDVLDVEGTIANVCEQGFFLKPKYSRREQNHADLLLLLDQEGSMTPFHRFTRDLVETAQHDSNIERVRVGYFHNVPPEYVYKDPYLTEKVKFEWILAESDGDTSVLIVSDGGAARGDRRSERFSATAEVLWHIKQHTKLIAWLNPVPSQRWQGSTAQFIAHLVPMYPLDPHGLNQAIAQIR; from the coding sequence ATGAGTAACGTTAATCCCCACCCTCTGTTAACTCGCCTCTTTTACCGCTTGCGCCGGGATGGGTTTGCTTTGGGAATTAATGAATATTTAGCTGCCTTACAAGCTATGGAGGGCGGCTGGGGAGTGCAGGATGCCAATGCTCTCAAAAAACTCCTGCGATCGCTTTGGTGTCATTCCCTAGCTCAACAAGATCATTTAGAAGTTATTTTTCGTTCCATTAGCGCAGAAGAAAGCCAAGAGGACGCAAAACCAAGGGAATTTCAATCAGAATCACCGGAATCATCATCCTCCCCTAAAAATACTCCTCCTGTCTCCCCTGGGGAACAAGTTCCATCGATGGTAGACTCTCCTACTCCAGTTCCTGAATTATCCTTACTGCCGGTCAAATCATCAATCAATGTATTAGAACAGACAGAAGATCGGGATTTCCAAGGGTATTATCCCATTTCTCGCAGGTATCTGGTTTATAGCTGGCGTTATTTACGGCGGATGGTGGCAGATGGTAGAGAGGATGTTCTGGATGTGGAAGGGACAATTGCCAACGTCTGCGAACAGGGATTTTTTTTAAAGCCCAAATACAGCCGAAGGGAGCAAAATCACGCTGATTTGCTCTTGTTGCTGGATCAGGAAGGCTCCATGACTCCCTTTCACCGCTTTACGCGAGATTTGGTCGAAACCGCCCAACACGACAGTAATATCGAGCGGGTGCGGGTGGGCTATTTCCACAATGTGCCACCAGAGTATGTTTATAAAGACCCTTATTTAACGGAAAAGGTAAAGTTTGAGTGGATTTTGGCAGAGTCCGATGGGGATACCAGTGTTTTAATTGTCAGCGATGGGGGAGCAGCTCGTGGCGATCGCCGTTCCGAAAGATTTTCAGCAACCGCTGAAGTTTTGTGGCACATTAAACAGCATACCAAGTTAATTGCCTGGTTGAATCCCGTTCCCTCTCAACGCTGGCAGGGAAGCACTGCCCAATTTATCGCTCATTTAGTACCAATGTACCCTCTGGATCCTCATGGGTTAAATCAAGCGATCGCACAGATTCGTTAA